The following are encoded in a window of Hydrogenimonas thermophila genomic DNA:
- a CDS encoding sensor histidine kinase, whose translation MYLSIRLKLIIAFFSIIAVGYLSIIYFFSKSETEVLKKRAIEHLEVEALYSIEHLKHHLDDIANEVLFLSKLEIMDDIIANDIDKRITKILEKKREDIGKDVTFLTLNTNGEIVASATASNFKIDLKKLFSKIENIRDKAPYIFVFNKYLVFSSPVYASFDDKLTIGTLLLFKPLKNLSDELHISNGVIAWIIPLDNLKKDIGSLFNPPDKKILLQNYLYVIKPIGPPLDGWKLGYALKKDIAFETIQQVQNILLFTFIVMLVLTSILTIIIDRRIVEPVRKLADTASKIVSTNDYTMRVKPFSKDEIGELAENFNLLMEKTAEAFNAIERQNRESVQTLIELMNFFGYMIQSETKEETIERACRELRRLTSADTVTFCPEVSDKRERCIVLESAQSFENNRKVYGAICIEGAKETMAMENRFFESASRMISLQIERIELLQTTREALKSKTSFFSALSHELRTPLGSILSLTQYLMTTSNCDESAKEVLGKIESSASHLLQIINDILTMAKAESGKLEPMFQQCDLVTLIEETIDMVMPLAEAKGIELNFYHTSSSMRIQTDPKLFRQVLINLLANAVKYTFDGKIKVTLSSFEYCVEVIVEDTGIGIEPDALKEVFNEFYREYRVRGSENGSGLGLALSKKIAQVLKGDLFIESEGEGKGTKATFKLFV comes from the coding sequence ATGTATCTATCTATTCGTTTGAAGCTTATAATAGCTTTTTTTTCTATTATTGCAGTAGGTTATCTATCTATTATCTATTTTTTCTCAAAATCTGAAACTGAAGTTTTAAAAAAGAGAGCAATAGAACATCTTGAAGTAGAAGCTTTATACTCTATAGAGCATCTTAAACACCATTTAGATGATATTGCCAATGAGGTTCTTTTTCTAAGTAAGCTTGAAATTATGGATGATATTATTGCCAATGATATTGATAAACGTATAACAAAGATTTTAGAGAAAAAGAGAGAAGATATAGGTAAAGATGTTACTTTTTTAACTCTCAATACAAATGGAGAGATAGTAGCTTCTGCTACTGCTAGTAATTTTAAAATAGATTTAAAAAAACTATTTTCAAAAATTGAAAATATTAGAGATAAAGCACCTTATATTTTTGTTTTTAATAAATATTTAGTTTTCTCATCACCTGTTTACGCATCTTTTGATGATAAATTGACCATAGGTACTCTTTTACTTTTCAAACCTTTGAAAAATCTATCTGACGAACTTCATATAAGCAATGGTGTAATTGCCTGGATTATTCCATTAGATAATTTGAAAAAAGATATAGGAAGTCTTTTTAATCCTCCTGATAAAAAGATACTTTTGCAAAACTATCTTTATGTTATCAAACCTATTGGTCCACCTTTGGATGGATGGAAATTGGGTTATGCTTTAAAAAAAGATATAGCTTTTGAAACAATTCAACAGGTGCAAAATATTTTACTCTTTACATTTATTGTTATGCTTGTTTTAACATCAATTTTGACTATTATTATTGATCGACGTATTGTTGAACCTGTAAGAAAGCTAGCAGATACTGCATCAAAAATTGTTTCAACAAATGATTATACTATGCGGGTTAAACCATTTTCAAAAGATGAGATAGGAGAGTTGGCAGAGAACTTTAACCTTCTTATGGAAAAGACTGCTGAAGCATTTAATGCTATTGAGAGACAAAATCGTGAGTCTGTTCAAACACTCATAGAGTTAATGAACTTTTTTGGATATATGATACAGAGTGAGACAAAAGAGGAGACAATAGAGCGTGCCTGTAGAGAACTTCGTAGGTTAACTTCAGCTGATACTGTAACTTTTTGTCCTGAAGTATCTGATAAAAGAGAGAGATGTATAGTGCTAGAGTCTGCTCAATCTTTTGAAAATAATAGAAAAGTTTATGGAGCTATATGTATTGAAGGTGCTAAAGAGACAATGGCAATGGAGAACCGCTTTTTCGAATCAGCATCACGTATGATCTCTTTGCAGATAGAGAGAATTGAGTTACTGCAAACTACTCGTGAAGCTTTAAAGAGTAAAACATCGTTCTTTTCGGCATTATCTCATGAATTAAGAACTCCTTTGGGTTCAATACTTAGCTTAACACAATACTTGATGACAACTTCAAATTGTGATGAGAGTGCTAAAGAGGTACTTGGAAAGATAGAGAGTTCTGCAAGTCATCTTTTACAGATTATTAATGATATTCTAACAATGGCTAAAGCTGAGTCTGGAAAACTTGAACCTATGTTTCAGCAGTGTGACTTGGTAACTTTAATTGAAGAGACAATAGATATGGTTATGCCTTTAGCTGAAGCAAAAGGGATTGAGCTTAATTTTTATCATACTTCTAGCTCTATGCGTATTCAAACCGATCCAAAACTTTTTAGACAGGTTCTTATTAATCTATTGGCAAATGCTGTTAAATATACATTTGATGGCAAGATAAAAGTAACACTATCTTCTTTTGAATATTGTGTTGAGGTTATAGTGGAAGATACAGGTATAGGCATAGAACCTGATGCTTTAAAAGAGGTTTTTAACGAATTTTACAGAGAGTATAGAGTACGGGGAAGTGAAAATGGAAGTGGACTAGGGCTTGCTTTAAGCAAAAAAATAGCACAGGTTTTAAAAGGTGATCTGTTTATTGAGAGTGAAGGAGAAGGAAAAGGAACCAAAGCTACATTTAAGTTGTTCGTATAA
- a CDS encoding PAS domain-containing protein — MRRPTPINNEKVLNEDDFIVSKTDLKGRIIYGNKIFIKISGYEENELLGAPHSILRHPDMPKIVFKLLWERIQNKQEIFAYVKNLCKDGSFYWVFANVTVTTDPQGNPRDYHSVRRKPSARALDVIKPLYAQLIEEERRGGMEASGRLLNKILEEKGVSYDELILGLQQ; from the coding sequence ATGCGACGGCCAACCCCAATAAATAATGAAAAGGTTTTGAATGAAGATGATTTTATCGTCTCCAAAACAGACCTTAAAGGTCGTATTATTTACGGCAACAAAATTTTTATAAAAATATCTGGTTATGAAGAAAATGAACTATTAGGAGCACCTCACTCTATTTTACGACATCCAGATATGCCAAAAATAGTCTTTAAACTTCTTTGGGAACGAATTCAAAATAAACAAGAGATTTTTGCATATGTAAAAAATCTTTGTAAAGATGGGTCATTCTACTGGGTATTTGCAAACGTAACTGTAACAACAGATCCACAGGGAAATCCACGGGACTACCATTCAGTACGAAGAAAGCCAAGTGCAAGAGCCTTAGATGTTATTAAACCGCTATATGCACAATTAATAGAGGAAGAGAGACGAGGTGGAATGGAAGCGTCTGGAAGACTATTAAATAAAATTTTAGAAGAAAAAGGAGTGAGTTATGACGAGCTTATACTCGGCCTTCAGCAATAA
- a CDS encoding DHH family phosphoesterase — MEQIDSVYHLSHTDLDGYACQFLTSKCFKKIVFQNSNYGDEITGRLKLFFDQMLLDNAKSILLLITDLNLSIQQCSYIEEQIEKLQNLKGNIKIQVQLLDHHGSGKDSAAKFSWYYLDTSRSATKITYDWLIDTFECKTIVEYKSLIDAINAIDIWLIDEKGFEFGKVLMGAIASSREVGRTLFDDKDREHKFHMIASANNLIDEEDAHIKLDNSMHKIKKSFFAEKRDDNTLDNLVADYLTDLLTDKKEELKIYYKDKIGILTYGIPNISVIGNAFLVANPDIDFILNVSPNGSISLRSNNKADVSEIASTLAGGGGHPNASGGRINNFKELFSYIDVKSFITSLIKEKVKEGLCDGQPQ, encoded by the coding sequence TTGGAACAGATAGATTCAGTTTATCATTTATCACATACAGACTTAGACGGCTATGCTTGTCAGTTTCTTACATCTAAATGTTTTAAAAAAATAGTATTCCAAAATAGTAATTATGGTGATGAAATAACAGGTAGATTAAAACTGTTTTTTGATCAAATGTTACTGGACAATGCAAAATCGATACTACTGCTTATTACAGATTTAAATCTCTCTATACAGCAGTGTTCATATATAGAAGAACAGATTGAAAAATTACAAAATTTAAAAGGCAATATAAAAATTCAGGTACAACTGCTCGATCATCATGGAAGTGGTAAAGATTCAGCTGCAAAATTTTCTTGGTATTATCTTGATACATCACGAAGTGCTACAAAAATCACATATGATTGGTTAATCGATACATTTGAGTGCAAAACAATAGTTGAATATAAATCTTTAATAGATGCAATCAATGCAATTGATATTTGGCTCATAGATGAAAAAGGGTTTGAGTTTGGAAAAGTGTTGATGGGTGCTATAGCATCATCAAGAGAAGTTGGAAGAACACTATTTGATGACAAAGACAGAGAACACAAATTTCATATGATTGCATCAGCTAATAACTTAATAGATGAAGAGGATGCTCATATAAAACTTGATAACTCAATGCATAAAATTAAAAAATCATTTTTTGCAGAAAAAAGAGACGATAATACCTTAGATAATCTTGTTGCTGATTATCTTACAGATCTACTTACTGATAAAAAAGAGGAATTAAAAATATACTATAAAGATAAAATAGGTATTTTAACTTATGGTATACCAAATATATCAGTAATTGGGAATGCATTTTTGGTTGCAAATCCAGATATTGACTTTATATTGAATGTTTCACCAAATGGTTCTATAAGCTTAAGAAGTAATAATAAAGCTGATGTAAGTGAAATTGCATCTACTCTTGCAGGTGGTGGTGGACACCCCAATGCAAGCGGTGGCCGCATTAATAATTTTAAAGAGTTATTCAGTTACATAGATGTAAAATCTTTTATTACATCTCTAATAAAAGAAAAGGTAAAGGAGGGTTTATGCGACGGCCAACCCCAATAA
- a CDS encoding CZB domain-containing protein — protein sequence MFKLNGYKAIFNNNYELMSDHMHCRFGKWVNSDGKELFGKTSAYKDIELPHKTVHNAINDALKCIEKRTCLSEVDYVESKFKEAEKAGNDLFKILNIMIDEV from the coding sequence ATTTTTAAATTGAATGGATATAAAGCAATATTTAATAATAATTATGAGCTTATGAGTGATCATATGCATTGCAGATTTGGAAAATGGGTAAATAGTGATGGAAAAGAGCTTTTTGGTAAAACAAGTGCATATAAAGATATAGAGTTACCTCATAAAACTGTACATAATGCAATAAATGATGCTTTAAAATGTATAGAAAAAAGAACCTGTCTAAGCGAAGTAGATTATGTTGAGTCTAAATTTAAAGAGGCTGAAAAAGCTGGAAATGATTTGTTTAAAATTTTGAATATTATGATTGATGAAGTGTGA
- the rpsO gene encoding 30S ribosomal protein S15 → MALDSAKKLEIIKQFGRGENDTGSPEVQIALLTERIKYLTEHLKENKKDHSSRLGLLKLVGQRKRLLRYLKKKNYEGYTKLIAALGIRDK, encoded by the coding sequence ATGGCTTTGGATTCGGCTAAGAAGCTAGAAATCATTAAACAATTCGGACGTGGTGAGAATGATACAGGTTCTCCAGAAGTACAGATAGCACTTTTAACAGAGCGTATTAAATATCTGACTGAGCATCTTAAAGAGAATAAAAAAGATCACTCTTCAAGACTTGGACTTTTAAAGCTTGTTGGACAACGCAAAAGATTACTTCGCTATCTTAAAAAGAAAAATTATGAAGGTTATACTAAGCTAATTGCTGCACTTGGTATAAGAGATAAATAA
- the flhA gene encoding flagellar biosynthesis protein FlhA, which translates to MPLLETIASAKDLTIVGLIVAILAIIIVPLPSPVLDMCLTLSIAISVLMILISIFIEKPTDFTTFPTLILLITLYRLSLNIATTRMILSKGHEGPDAVSDIITSFGEFVVGGNYVIGTIVFVIIVLINFMVITKGSTRVAEVSARFTLDAMPGKQMAIDADLNAGLIDENTAKERRQAIIQEASFYGAMDGSSKFVQGDAVAGIIITIVNIIGGLLIGMFQHDMSLSDSARVFTILTIGDGLVSQIPALILSTATGIIITRASKDEEKNFAEGAINQLMKEYRTLFVVGFILFMFALVPGLPTIPLSFVAFIFLGLGYLIRRQKDGLGIFGGLPLSSGKTASAGAEQTAESGSATEEKSAQREEAKKVDEEAALNDILKVEMLELDLGYQLIKLADGSRGGDLLERIRSMRRKIAADYGFLMPQVRIRDNLQLPPNIYQILLKGVEIGSGEIYADKFLAMNSGMATEEIDGIHTKEPAFGLDAIWIDADKKEEAIIKGYTVIDPATVISTHMSELVKKHAEELLTRQEVQSLLEKLKKDYQVVVDDTLKVASLGLIQRVLKQLLHEQIPIKDMVTILETIADVAEYTKNVDIIVEQVRARLSRIITSLYKDENGTIKLLTLNTATEQVMLNHLRDNESGRQLLLNVGQINKVVETISQEAQKILQKGIAPVILIVDPLLRKPLAEIFERFGLDIVVLSHAEIDPNANFEVLGSIEIEI; encoded by the coding sequence ATACCATTACTTGAAACTATCGCTAGTGCGAAAGATTTAACAATTGTAGGTCTGATAGTTGCTATTTTAGCAATTATCATTGTACCTCTTCCTAGTCCAGTTCTTGATATGTGCTTGACTCTTTCTATTGCCATATCTGTTTTGATGATTCTTATCTCAATTTTTATAGAAAAACCGACAGACTTTACTACTTTTCCAACTTTAATACTATTAATTACACTCTATAGACTCTCTCTTAACATAGCAACAACTCGTATGATTTTATCAAAAGGGCATGAAGGTCCTGACGCAGTAAGTGACATAATTACAAGCTTTGGAGAGTTTGTTGTTGGAGGAAACTATGTAATTGGTACCATAGTTTTTGTAATTATTGTACTTATTAACTTTATGGTCATTACAAAAGGTTCAACAAGGGTTGCTGAAGTTTCTGCACGTTTTACACTTGATGCTATGCCAGGTAAACAGATGGCAATAGATGCAGATTTAAATGCTGGTTTAATAGATGAAAATACTGCAAAAGAGCGAAGACAAGCAATCATACAAGAAGCAAGCTTTTATGGTGCAATGGATGGTTCTAGTAAATTTGTACAAGGTGATGCAGTTGCCGGCATTATTATTACAATAGTCAATATTATTGGCGGTCTACTTATTGGAATGTTTCAACATGATATGTCTCTTTCAGATTCGGCAAGAGTATTTACCATATTAACTATTGGTGATGGTCTTGTATCTCAAATTCCTGCATTGATCCTATCAACAGCTACTGGTATCATCATAACACGTGCAAGTAAAGATGAAGAAAAAAACTTTGCAGAAGGTGCCATAAACCAATTAATGAAAGAGTACAGAACTCTGTTTGTAGTTGGTTTTATACTCTTTATGTTTGCTTTGGTTCCAGGTCTTCCAACAATTCCTCTCTCCTTTGTCGCTTTTATTTTCCTAGGTCTTGGATACCTAATTAGAAGACAAAAAGATGGTCTTGGAATTTTTGGAGGATTACCACTCTCATCTGGTAAAACAGCTTCAGCAGGAGCTGAGCAGACAGCTGAATCTGGCTCTGCAACTGAAGAAAAGAGTGCACAGCGGGAAGAAGCAAAAAAAGTTGATGAAGAGGCTGCTTTAAATGATATTTTAAAAGTTGAAATGCTTGAGCTTGATCTTGGATACCAGCTTATAAAACTTGCTGATGGCAGTCGAGGAGGAGATTTACTAGAAAGAATTAGAAGTATGCGGCGAAAAATTGCTGCTGACTATGGATTTTTAATGCCGCAAGTTCGAATAAGAGATAATCTACAACTACCTCCAAATATATACCAAATCTTACTTAAAGGTGTAGAGATAGGCAGTGGCGAAATTTATGCCGATAAATTTTTAGCAATGAATAGTGGTATGGCAACAGAAGAGATAGACGGTATACATACAAAAGAGCCTGCCTTTGGTCTAGATGCAATATGGATTGATGCTGACAAAAAAGAAGAAGCCATCATAAAAGGATATACTGTTATTGACCCGGCAACAGTTATATCAACACACATGAGTGAACTGGTTAAAAAACATGCAGAAGAGTTATTGACTCGACAAGAAGTTCAATCTCTACTGGAAAAACTCAAAAAAGATTATCAAGTTGTTGTAGACGATACACTAAAAGTCGCTTCACTTGGTCTAATTCAACGTGTCTTAAAACAGCTATTGCATGAGCAGATTCCAATAAAAGATATGGTTACAATTCTTGAAACCATAGCTGATGTAGCAGAATATACAAAAAATGTTGATATAATTGTAGAACAGGTTCGTGCCAGACTTTCACGTATCATCACAAGTCTTTATAAAGATGAAAATGGCACTATTAAATTATTAACACTAAATACTGCCACAGAACAAGTTATGCTTAATCATTTAAGAGATAATGAATCAGGAAGACAACTACTGCTTAATGTAGGTCAAATTAATAAAGTGGTAGAAACAATTAGTCAGGAAGCACAAAAAATTCTGCAAAAAGGTATTGCACCTGTTATATTGATTGTTGATCCACTTCTTCGCAAACCTCTTGCAGAGATTTTTGAACGTTTTGGATTAGATATAGTGGTATTAAGCCACGCAGAGATAGATCCAAATGCAAACTTTGAAGTTCTTGGAAGTATTGAAATTGAAATTTAA
- a CDS encoding Rrf2 family transcriptional regulator, translating into MLLTRASEYALLSLALIGEGGEPKDVETLSKQLDISKSFLAKVLQNLAKNGILISYKGAKGGFALNKRFDEISIIEVIKAAEGKNPSVFDCSPSQECCPGDRANSCVIWPFLNRLQNKIDGFLENLTLKDILDN; encoded by the coding sequence ATGTTACTAACTAGAGCAAGTGAATATGCACTGCTGTCATTAGCATTAATAGGTGAAGGGGGTGAACCAAAAGATGTTGAAACCCTTTCAAAACAGCTTGATATATCAAAAAGTTTTTTAGCAAAAGTATTACAAAACTTAGCAAAAAATGGAATTTTGATCTCATACAAAGGTGCAAAAGGAGGCTTTGCTCTGAATAAACGTTTTGATGAGATTTCAATTATAGAGGTAATTAAAGCTGCTGAAGGAAAAAATCCTTCAGTATTTGACTGTTCTCCTTCACAGGAGTGTTGTCCAGGTGATCGTGCAAATTCTTGTGTAATCTGGCCTTTTTTAAACAGATTACAGAATAAAATTGATGGATTTTTAGAAAATTTAACACTAAAAGATATTTTAGATAACTAA